In Clupea harengus unplaced genomic scaffold, Ch_v2.0.2, whole genome shotgun sequence, the following are encoded in one genomic region:
- the LOC122131031 gene encoding uncharacterized protein LOC122131031 isoform X2, whose protein sequence is MHFTPVTAELAESAILPCSQTCSGTKMWQMLDNDVSVIRCDNGSTCIQGDGFTDRAHCPRQWKDLSLNISSAEYNDQGKYACSCDDVEVCYVRLWVLVPTELHVSAGDKVILNTYALISKTATVHDVHIIWEKDDQNVLELKNGNITYGPGFEGRAYISVDRILKGNLSLYIDSVRKTDQGIYWCRHSGRSYAMMEAYPNAFYLNVETGGSMLTTRLMIVIGVAVTAVIACVVYIVKCATSCDHLSVQETTCDSLAVQETRNNCLYKDQDEDQDQTPSSQTKTKIPNTKVF, encoded by the exons ATGCACTTCACGCCTGTCACGGCAGAGTTGGCCGAATCTGCTATTCTTCCCTGCAGTCAGACCTGCTCTGGTACCAAAATGTGGCAGATGCTTGACAACGACGTTAGTGTTATACGGTGTGACAACGGGTCAACATGCATCCAAGGAGACGGCTTTACTGACAGGGCCCATTGTCCACGCCAGTGGAAAGATCTTTCCTTAAACATCAGCTCAGCTGAGTACAACGATCAAGGAAAGTATGCCTGCAGCTGTGATGATGTAGAGGTCTGCTATGTCAGACTTTGGGTTTTGG TTCCCACTGAGTTACATGTGTCAGCTGGAGACAAAGTGATCCTCAACACTTACGCTCTGATCAGCAAAACCGCAACAGTTCATGACGTCCATATCATATGGGAAAAGGACGACCAAAACGTTTTGGAGTTGAAGAATGGGAATATAACCTATGGGCCTGGATTTGAAGGAAGAGCATACATTTCTGTGGACAGGATACTGAAGGGTAACCTTTCCCTATACATTGACAGTGTTAGAAAAACCGACCAAGGGATTTATTGGTGCCGTCACTCGGGGAGAAGTTATGCAATGATGGAAGCATATCCTAACGCATTCTACCTTAATGTTGAAACAG GTGGGAGCATGTTGACAACACGCTTGATGATAGTCATTGGAGTTGCTGTGACAGCGGTTATTGCGTGCGTTGTCTACATTGTGAAGTGCGCCACTTCCTGTGATCATCTCTCTGTACAGGAGACCACCTGTGATAGCCTTGCTGTTCAGGAAACACGTAACAATTGTCTCTACAAAGATCAAGATGAAGACCAAGACCAGACCCCCAGCAGTCAGACAAAGACCAAAATACCAAATACCAAAGTTTTTTGA
- the zgc:110366 gene encoding uncharacterized oxidoreductase ZK1290.5 isoform X1, which produces MASTNEMLSCPKVALSNGLKIPIFGLGTSHDGGYSHEAVVYALRECGVRHIDTAKRYDCEEHLAKAVQESGVPRRDVWLTTKLWPGDYGYRTTKQACKASCARLGVEYLDLYLMHWPDCMVPGRSNREMRAETWRALEELYDEGMCRAIGVSNFLIPHLEELKEDCSIVPHVNQVEYHPFQQPEEMLQYCHQQGIVFEGYCPLAKGQALSHPTILKIAEKYERTPSQICIRWSIQNGAVTIPKSTKKERILENCKVFEFSLGEEDMACIRRLNSDTKLIHLSSPLWKG; this is translated from the exons ATGGCTTCAACAAATGAGATGCTGTCTTGTCCAAAGGTTGCTCTCTCCAATGgattgaaaatacccatttttGGACTGG GGACTTCACATGATGGTGGTTACTCACACGAAGCTGTTGTATACGCACTTCGGGAGTGTGGTGTGAGGCACATTGATACAGCTAAACGCTATGATTGTGAGGAACACCTGGCTAAAGCTGTTCAGGAGAGCGGCGTCCCACGGAGGGATGTATGGCTGACAACCAAATTATGGCCTGGAGACTATGGCTATAGAACCACCAAGCAGGCTTGCAAGGCTTCATGTGCCAGATTGGGAGTGGAGTACCTAG ACCTGTACCTGATGCACTGGCCCGACTGCATGGTTCCTGGTCGCTCCAATCGGGAGATGCGAGCAGAAACGTGGCGGGCTCTGGAGGAGCTTTATGATGAAG GGATGTGCCGGGCAATCGGAGTGAGCAACTTCCTCATTCCCCATTTGGAGGAGTTAAAGGAGGACTGCAGCATAGTGCCCCACGTCAACCAG GTTGAGTACCACCCCTTCCAGCAGCCTGAGGAGATGTTGCAGTACTGTCACCAGCAGGGGATTGTGTTTGAGGGTTACTGCCCCCTGGCCAAGGGCCAGGCTCTTAGTCATCCTACTATTCTCAAGATAGCTGAGAAATATGAGCGCACCCCTTCCCAGATCTGTATACGCTGGAGCATACAG AATGGAGCTGTCACAATCCCTAAGTCCACCAAGAAGGAGAGAATTCTGGAAAACTGTAAA GTCTTTGAATTTTCCCTGGGGGAAGAGGACATGGCGTGTATTCGAAGACTAAACAGTGACACAAAACTAATCCACTTGAGCTCCCCTCTCTGGAAAGGATAA
- the cdc14aa gene encoding cell division cycle 14Aa isoform X3, with amino-acid sequence MADDNDPLGATEFIKERLYFATLRSKPKSTPNTHYFTTDEEYVYENFYADFGPLNLAMLHRFCCKLNKKLKSFTLSRKRVIYYTSYDQRKRANSAFLIGAYAVIYLKRTPEEAYRTLISGTNVSYLSFRDAAFGNCTYNLSILDCLQGIRKALQHGFFNFETFEVEEYEHYERVENGDFNWIVPGKLLAFSGPHPKSKIENGYPLHAPEAYFPYFRQHSVTDVVRLNRKIYEGRRFTDAGFEHHDLFFVDGSTPSDLIMRRFLHICESSEGAVAVHCKAGLGRTGTLIACYLMKHYRFTAAEAISWIRICRPGSIIGPQQNFLEEKQHSMWVQGDMYRSKQRQQQQRQNRQQERDMVHLISSMDDVSINTNVFKSQSMDENDFRLDSVGLTQGDKLRAVKARRHSRSATTGALSGINPAQRSISSSNPPKAPPAFTPTSPPRRLTRSPSSSTGNLKKRPATSLVTAM; translated from the exons ATGGCAGATGACAATGATCCACTCGGAGCAACAGAATTTATTAAAG AGAGACTTTACTTTGCCACACTAAGGAGCAAACCGAAAAGTACGCCAAATACTCATTATTTCACTACCGATGAGGAATACGTTTATGAAAA CTTTTATGCAGATTTTGGTCCTCTCAATCTTGCTATGTTACACAGATTCTGTTGTAAATTGAACAAAAAACTTAAG tccTTCACACTGTCCAGAAAAAGGGTAATCTATTACACTAGCTATGACCAGCGCAAACGAGCCAATTCTGCATTCTTGATCGGTGCCTATGCA GTAATCTACTTAAAGAGAACTCCTGAGGAGGCCTACAGGACTCTTATCTCTGGAACTAATGTGTCATACCTGTCCTTCAG AGATGCTGCATTTGGAAACTGCACATATAACCTGTCTATTCTTGATTGTTTACAAGGAATCCGCAAG GCACTGCAGCATGGGTTCTTCAACTTCGAGACATTTGAGGTTGAGGAGTATGAACACTATGAG CGAGTGGAGAATGGAGACTTCAACTGGATTGTGCCAGGGAAGCTCCTGGCCTTCAGTGGCCCACACCCAAAGAGTAAAATAGAGAATG GTTACCCTCTCCACGCTCCAGAGGCGTACTTCCCGTACTTCCGACAGCACAGTGTGACCGACGTGGTGCGGCTCAACCGGAAGATCTACGAGGGGCGCCGCTTCACTGATGCTGGCTTCGAGCACCATGACCTGTTCTTTGTGGACGGCTCCACGCCCAGCGACCTCATCATGCGACGCTTCCTTCACATTTGTGAAAGTTCAGAAGGTGCTGTGGCTGTACACTGCAAGG CGGGCCTCGGCAGAACAGGCACTCTGATTGCTTGCTATCTGATGAAACATTACCGCTTCACGGCAGCGGAGGCCATTTCCTGGATACGGATCTGCAGGCCTGGCTCAATCATTGGGCCACAGCAGAACTTTCTGGAAGA aAAGCAGCACAGTATGTGGGTGCAAGGGGACATGTATCGCTCtaagcagcggcagcagcaacaACGACAGAATCGGCAACAGGAGCGAGACATGGTCCATCTCATCTCCAGCATGGACGACGTGTCCATCAACACCAATGTCTTCAAGTCCCAAAGCATGGACGAG AATGACTTCAGGCTGGACAGTGTGGGTCTGACTCAGGGAGATAAACTCAGGGCCGTGAAGGCTCGACGCCATTCTAGATCTGCCACCACAGGAGCACTGAG tgGAATAAACCCAGCACAGAGGTCGATTTCTTCCTCCAACCCACCCAAAGCCCCCCCTGCTTTCACTCCTACTTCTCCTCCAAGACGGCTCACTCGCAGTCCCTCATCCTCGACTGGAAACCTTAAAAA GAGGCCCGCAACAAGCCTGGTGACCGCCATGTGA
- the zgc:110366 gene encoding uncharacterized oxidoreductase ZK1290.5 isoform X2, translated as MASTNEMLSCPKVALSNGLKIPIFGLGTSHDGGYSHEAVVYALRECGVRHIDTAKRYDCEEHLAKAVQESGVPRRDVWLTTKLWPGDYGYRTTKQACKASCARLGVEYLDLYLMHWPDCMVPGRSNREMRAETWRALEELYDEGMCRAIGVSNFLIPHLEELKEDCSIVPHVNQVEYHPFQQPEEMLQYCHQQGIVFEGYCPLAKGQALSHPTILKIAEKYERTPSQICIRWSIQNGAVTIPKSTKKERILENCKVFGFQLEDTDMVALRVLHDGRHVSWDPTRVP; from the exons ATGGCTTCAACAAATGAGATGCTGTCTTGTCCAAAGGTTGCTCTCTCCAATGgattgaaaatacccatttttGGACTGG GGACTTCACATGATGGTGGTTACTCACACGAAGCTGTTGTATACGCACTTCGGGAGTGTGGTGTGAGGCACATTGATACAGCTAAACGCTATGATTGTGAGGAACACCTGGCTAAAGCTGTTCAGGAGAGCGGCGTCCCACGGAGGGATGTATGGCTGACAACCAAATTATGGCCTGGAGACTATGGCTATAGAACCACCAAGCAGGCTTGCAAGGCTTCATGTGCCAGATTGGGAGTGGAGTACCTAG ACCTGTACCTGATGCACTGGCCCGACTGCATGGTTCCTGGTCGCTCCAATCGGGAGATGCGAGCAGAAACGTGGCGGGCTCTGGAGGAGCTTTATGATGAAG GGATGTGCCGGGCAATCGGAGTGAGCAACTTCCTCATTCCCCATTTGGAGGAGTTAAAGGAGGACTGCAGCATAGTGCCCCACGTCAACCAG GTTGAGTACCACCCCTTCCAGCAGCCTGAGGAGATGTTGCAGTACTGTCACCAGCAGGGGATTGTGTTTGAGGGTTACTGCCCCCTGGCCAAGGGCCAGGCTCTTAGTCATCCTACTATTCTCAAGATAGCTGAGAAATATGAGCGCACCCCTTCCCAGATCTGTATACGCTGGAGCATACAG AATGGAGCTGTCACAATCCCTAAGTCCACCAAGAAGGAGAGAATTCTGGAAAACTGTAAA GTTTTTGGGTTCCAACTAGAGGACACCGACATGGTGGCATTGAGGGTGTTGCATGATGGGAGACATGTGAGCTGGGACCCAACACGTGTGCCTTGA
- the cdc14aa gene encoding cell division cycle 14Aa isoform X1, which yields MADDNDPLGATEFIKERLYFATLRSKPKSTPNTHYFTTDEEYVYENFYADFGPLNLAMLHRFCCKLNKKLKSFTLSRKRVIYYTSYDQRKRANSAFLIGAYAVIYLKRTPEEAYRTLISGTNVSYLSFRDAAFGNCTYNLSILDCLQGIRKALQHGFFNFETFEVEEYEHYERVENGDFNWIVPGKLLAFSGPHPKSKIENGYPLHAPEAYFPYFRQHSVTDVVRLNRKIYEGRRFTDAGFEHHDLFFVDGSTPSDLIMRRFLHICESSEGAVAVHCKAGLGRTGTLIACYLMKHYRFTAAEAISWIRICRPGSIIGPQQNFLEEKQHSMWVQGDMYRSKQRQQQQRQNRQQERDMVHLISSMDDVSINTNVFKSQSMDENDFRLDSVGLTQGDKLRAVKARRHSRSATTGALSGINPAQRSISSSNPPKAPPAFTPTSPPRRLTRSPSSSTGNLKNLNPRLAQSLGNLYGVDNMDEGADDMSSSPTPSASSSPSCAPSTTAASSTSLNPSMGLGFGYSPSDPRIPPSPNYHQEARNKPGDRHVRPRGPAFAMGPRGPAGPRRAPVHSGLTGRYLSRSIPSLQSEYVHY from the exons ATGGCAGATGACAATGATCCACTCGGAGCAACAGAATTTATTAAAG AGAGACTTTACTTTGCCACACTAAGGAGCAAACCGAAAAGTACGCCAAATACTCATTATTTCACTACCGATGAGGAATACGTTTATGAAAA CTTTTATGCAGATTTTGGTCCTCTCAATCTTGCTATGTTACACAGATTCTGTTGTAAATTGAACAAAAAACTTAAG tccTTCACACTGTCCAGAAAAAGGGTAATCTATTACACTAGCTATGACCAGCGCAAACGAGCCAATTCTGCATTCTTGATCGGTGCCTATGCA GTAATCTACTTAAAGAGAACTCCTGAGGAGGCCTACAGGACTCTTATCTCTGGAACTAATGTGTCATACCTGTCCTTCAG AGATGCTGCATTTGGAAACTGCACATATAACCTGTCTATTCTTGATTGTTTACAAGGAATCCGCAAG GCACTGCAGCATGGGTTCTTCAACTTCGAGACATTTGAGGTTGAGGAGTATGAACACTATGAG CGAGTGGAGAATGGAGACTTCAACTGGATTGTGCCAGGGAAGCTCCTGGCCTTCAGTGGCCCACACCCAAAGAGTAAAATAGAGAATG GTTACCCTCTCCACGCTCCAGAGGCGTACTTCCCGTACTTCCGACAGCACAGTGTGACCGACGTGGTGCGGCTCAACCGGAAGATCTACGAGGGGCGCCGCTTCACTGATGCTGGCTTCGAGCACCATGACCTGTTCTTTGTGGACGGCTCCACGCCCAGCGACCTCATCATGCGACGCTTCCTTCACATTTGTGAAAGTTCAGAAGGTGCTGTGGCTGTACACTGCAAGG CGGGCCTCGGCAGAACAGGCACTCTGATTGCTTGCTATCTGATGAAACATTACCGCTTCACGGCAGCGGAGGCCATTTCCTGGATACGGATCTGCAGGCCTGGCTCAATCATTGGGCCACAGCAGAACTTTCTGGAAGA aAAGCAGCACAGTATGTGGGTGCAAGGGGACATGTATCGCTCtaagcagcggcagcagcaacaACGACAGAATCGGCAACAGGAGCGAGACATGGTCCATCTCATCTCCAGCATGGACGACGTGTCCATCAACACCAATGTCTTCAAGTCCCAAAGCATGGACGAG AATGACTTCAGGCTGGACAGTGTGGGTCTGACTCAGGGAGATAAACTCAGGGCCGTGAAGGCTCGACGCCATTCTAGATCTGCCACCACAGGAGCACTGAG tgGAATAAACCCAGCACAGAGGTCGATTTCTTCCTCCAACCCACCCAAAGCCCCCCCTGCTTTCACTCCTACTTCTCCTCCAAGACGGCTCACTCGCAGTCCCTCATCCTCGACTGGAAACCTTAAAAA TTTAAACCCCAGATTAGCCCAATCCCTTGGCAACCTCTACGGGGTTGACAACATGGATGAAGGTGCAGACGACATGTCCTCTTCACCCAcaccctccgcctcctcctccccctcctgcgCTCCCTCTACCACAGCTGcgtcctccacctccctcaatCCGTCCATGGGCTTGGGGTTTGGCTACTCCCCTAGTGACCCTCGTATTCCACCATCTCCAAACTACCACCAGGAGGCCCGCAACAAGCCTGGTGACCGCCATGTGAGGCCCAGGGGTCCGGCCTTTGCTATGGGCCCCAGGGGTCCGGCTGGACCTCGCAGAGCCCCAGTCCATTCTGGGCTCACGGGCCGGTACCTGAGCCGATCCATCCCT tcCCTTCAGTCTGAATATGTTCACTACTAA
- the extl2 gene encoding exostosin-like 2, with translation MRISLRGCRMNILRKAHLILFALLFILVGASLTSMLPQTVDTDDGEVMGVLRRKANSSPQMKDFFTIVIQTYNRTDILLKLLNHYQAVPHLRQIVIVWNNIGERPPRQLWESLGPHPVPIVFKEQSVNLMRNRLQSFPEINTDAVLMVDDDTLVSVPDITFAFSVWKQFSDQIVGFVPRKHVTTASGVYSYGSFELLDTETGGGDRYSMVLVGAAFFHRRYLQLFQDQPSQVHALVDETQNCDDIAINFAVALWLSRQDRSKARPSGVLVKPVDIRNLERDARSGYVGMWHRPEHMLQRSYCLNRLAQIYGSMPLLYSNIMLTQFGFPSYANHKSKI, from the exons ATGAG GATTTCTCTTCGGGGCTGTAGGATGAACATCCTTCGAAAGGCACATCTGATACTATTCGCACTTCTGTTTATCTTGGTTGGGGCATCTCTGACATCTATGCTTCCCCAGACCGTGGACACAGATGATGGCGAGGTCATGGGTGTTCTTCGCCGAAAAGCTAATTCATCTCCTCAAATGAAGGATTTTTTTACTATAGTAATCCAGACATACAATCGAACAGACATCCTTCTGAAACTCCTCAATCACTAccaggcagtgcctcacctgaGACAGATTGTCATCGTATGGAACAACATTGGAGAACGGCCGCCACGGCAGTTATGGGAATCCCTTGGTCCGCATCCTGTCCCTATTGTCTTCAAGGAGCAAAGCGTTAATCTTATGCGAAACCGCCTGCAGTCATTTCCGGAGATAAATACAGATG CTGTACTAATGGTGGATGATGACACGCTGGTTAGTGTTCCTGACATCACCTTTGCCTTCTCTGTCTGGAag CAATTCTCTGATCAGATTGTGGGCTTTGTACCACGCAAGCATGTGACCACAGCCTCTGGTGTTTACAGCTATGGTAGCTTTGAGCTCCTGGACACTGAAACTGGTGGAGGTGACCG GTACTCCATGGTTCTGGTTGGTGCTGCCTTCTTCCACCGGCGCTACCTGCAGCTCTTCCAGGACCAACCCAGCCAGGTGCACGCCCTGGTGGACGAGACACAGAACTGCGATGACATCGCCATAAACTTCGCCGTAGCCCTCTGGTTGTCACGGCAGGACAGGTCAAAAGCACGCCCCTCTGGGGTTCTGGTAAAGCCTGTGGACATCCGCAACCTGGAGCGGGATGCAAGGAGCGGGTATGTTGGCATGTGGCACCGGCCCGAACACATGCTCCAGCGCTCCTACTGCCTGAACCGTCTGGCGCAGATTTACGGCAGCATGCCCCTGCTTTACTCCAACATCATGCTCACACAGTTTGGCTTCCCGAGCTATGCCAACCACAAGAGCAAGATATGA
- the cdc14aa gene encoding cell division cycle 14Aa isoform X2 produces MADDNDPLGATEFIKERLYFATLRSKPKSTPNTHYFTTDEEYVYENFYADFGPLNLAMLHRFCCKLNKKLKSFTLSRKRVIYYTSYDQRKRANSAFLIGAYAVIYLKRTPEEAYRTLISGTNVSYLSFRDAAFGNCTYNLSILDCLQGIRKALQHGFFNFETFEVEEYEHYERVENGDFNWIVPGKLLAFSGPHPKSKIENGYPLHAPEAYFPYFRQHSVTDVVRLNRKIYEGRRFTDAGFEHHDLFFVDGSTPSDLIMRRFLHICESSEGAVAVHCKAGLGRTGTLIACYLMKHYRFTAAEAISWIRICRPGSIIGPQQNFLEEKQHSMWVQGDMYRSKQRQQQQRQNRQQERDMVHLISSMDDVSINTNVFKSQSMDENDFRLDSVGLTQGDKLRAVKARRHSRSATTGALSGINPAQRSISSSNPPKAPPAFTPTSPPRRLTRSPSSSTGNLKNPFSLNMFTTKAVVLR; encoded by the exons ATGGCAGATGACAATGATCCACTCGGAGCAACAGAATTTATTAAAG AGAGACTTTACTTTGCCACACTAAGGAGCAAACCGAAAAGTACGCCAAATACTCATTATTTCACTACCGATGAGGAATACGTTTATGAAAA CTTTTATGCAGATTTTGGTCCTCTCAATCTTGCTATGTTACACAGATTCTGTTGTAAATTGAACAAAAAACTTAAG tccTTCACACTGTCCAGAAAAAGGGTAATCTATTACACTAGCTATGACCAGCGCAAACGAGCCAATTCTGCATTCTTGATCGGTGCCTATGCA GTAATCTACTTAAAGAGAACTCCTGAGGAGGCCTACAGGACTCTTATCTCTGGAACTAATGTGTCATACCTGTCCTTCAG AGATGCTGCATTTGGAAACTGCACATATAACCTGTCTATTCTTGATTGTTTACAAGGAATCCGCAAG GCACTGCAGCATGGGTTCTTCAACTTCGAGACATTTGAGGTTGAGGAGTATGAACACTATGAG CGAGTGGAGAATGGAGACTTCAACTGGATTGTGCCAGGGAAGCTCCTGGCCTTCAGTGGCCCACACCCAAAGAGTAAAATAGAGAATG GTTACCCTCTCCACGCTCCAGAGGCGTACTTCCCGTACTTCCGACAGCACAGTGTGACCGACGTGGTGCGGCTCAACCGGAAGATCTACGAGGGGCGCCGCTTCACTGATGCTGGCTTCGAGCACCATGACCTGTTCTTTGTGGACGGCTCCACGCCCAGCGACCTCATCATGCGACGCTTCCTTCACATTTGTGAAAGTTCAGAAGGTGCTGTGGCTGTACACTGCAAGG CGGGCCTCGGCAGAACAGGCACTCTGATTGCTTGCTATCTGATGAAACATTACCGCTTCACGGCAGCGGAGGCCATTTCCTGGATACGGATCTGCAGGCCTGGCTCAATCATTGGGCCACAGCAGAACTTTCTGGAAGA aAAGCAGCACAGTATGTGGGTGCAAGGGGACATGTATCGCTCtaagcagcggcagcagcaacaACGACAGAATCGGCAACAGGAGCGAGACATGGTCCATCTCATCTCCAGCATGGACGACGTGTCCATCAACACCAATGTCTTCAAGTCCCAAAGCATGGACGAG AATGACTTCAGGCTGGACAGTGTGGGTCTGACTCAGGGAGATAAACTCAGGGCCGTGAAGGCTCGACGCCATTCTAGATCTGCCACCACAGGAGCACTGAG tgGAATAAACCCAGCACAGAGGTCGATTTCTTCCTCCAACCCACCCAAAGCCCCCCCTGCTTTCACTCCTACTTCTCCTCCAAGACGGCTCACTCGCAGTCCCTCATCCTCGACTGGAAACCTTAAAAA tcCCTTCAGTCTGAATATGTTCACTACTAAAGCAGTTGTGTTGCGCTGA
- the LOC122131031 gene encoding uncharacterized protein LOC122131031 isoform X1 has translation MLLFRALHVFHLWSYAIVVTATHPEPSVLETPMHFTPVTAELAESAILPCSQTCSGTKMWQMLDNDVSVIRCDNGSTCIQGDGFTDRAHCPRQWKDLSLNISSAEYNDQGKYACSCDDVEVCYVRLWVLVPTELHVSAGDKVILNTYALISKTATVHDVHIIWEKDDQNVLELKNGNITYGPGFEGRAYISVDRILKGNLSLYIDSVRKTDQGIYWCRHSGRSYAMMEAYPNAFYLNVETGGSMLTTRLMIVIGVAVTAVIACVVYIVKCATSCDHLSVQETTCDSLAVQETRNNCLYKDQDEDQDQTPSSQTKTKIPNTKVF, from the exons ATGTTGTTGTTTAGAGCATTGCACGTCTTCCATCTTTGGAGTTACG CCATTGTCGTGACAGCGACCCACCCCGAGCCCAGTGTGCTGGAGACACCAATGCACTTCACGCCTGTCACGGCAGAGTTGGCCGAATCTGCTATTCTTCCCTGCAGTCAGACCTGCTCTGGTACCAAAATGTGGCAGATGCTTGACAACGACGTTAGTGTTATACGGTGTGACAACGGGTCAACATGCATCCAAGGAGACGGCTTTACTGACAGGGCCCATTGTCCACGCCAGTGGAAAGATCTTTCCTTAAACATCAGCTCAGCTGAGTACAACGATCAAGGAAAGTATGCCTGCAGCTGTGATGATGTAGAGGTCTGCTATGTCAGACTTTGGGTTTTGG TTCCCACTGAGTTACATGTGTCAGCTGGAGACAAAGTGATCCTCAACACTTACGCTCTGATCAGCAAAACCGCAACAGTTCATGACGTCCATATCATATGGGAAAAGGACGACCAAAACGTTTTGGAGTTGAAGAATGGGAATATAACCTATGGGCCTGGATTTGAAGGAAGAGCATACATTTCTGTGGACAGGATACTGAAGGGTAACCTTTCCCTATACATTGACAGTGTTAGAAAAACCGACCAAGGGATTTATTGGTGCCGTCACTCGGGGAGAAGTTATGCAATGATGGAAGCATATCCTAACGCATTCTACCTTAATGTTGAAACAG GTGGGAGCATGTTGACAACACGCTTGATGATAGTCATTGGAGTTGCTGTGACAGCGGTTATTGCGTGCGTTGTCTACATTGTGAAGTGCGCCACTTCCTGTGATCATCTCTCTGTACAGGAGACCACCTGTGATAGCCTTGCTGTTCAGGAAACACGTAACAATTGTCTCTACAAAGATCAAGATGAAGACCAAGACCAGACCCCCAGCAGTCAGACAAAGACCAAAATACCAAATACCAAAGTTTTTTGA